The following proteins come from a genomic window of Ornithinimicrobium cryptoxanthini:
- the thrS gene encoding threonine--tRNA ligase, translating to MSAQITVTVAGSERTVDQGTTAADLFADDRQVVVARVGGELRDLAHELTEGEVVEPVLISEPDGLDVLRHSCAHVLAQAVQEINPAAMLGIGPPIRDGFYYDFDVAEPFTPEDLKQLEKVMQRIINTGQTFHRREVSDDAARAELSGEPYKLELIGLKGGAAEDAAEGASVEVGGAQLTIYDNVDRKGEPVWGDLCRGPHLPTTKLIGNAFKITRSAAAYWRGSEKNPQLQRIYGTAWPSKDELKAYLDRIAEAERRDHRKLGAEMDLYSFPEEIGPGLPVFHPRGGVLKRVMEDYVRQAHIEAGFQYVGTPHISKEGLFHTSGHLPYYADGMFPPIDDDGQPYRLKAMNCPMHNLIFRSRGRSYRELPLRFFEFGTVYRNEKSGVLQGLTRVRMITQDDSHSYVTREQAPAEIKHLLNFVTTLLSDFGMDDYYLELSTRDEDGDKKDKFIGSAEQWEEATAILEQVASESGLELVADPGGAAYYGPKISVQARDAIGRTWQMSTIQYDFNQPERFELEFSAADGTRQQPVMIHSAKFGSIERFIGVLVEHYAGMFPPWLAPVQVLGVPVAEEFDGYLKEVEAQLLAAGLRVELDLSDDRFPKKIRNASKSKVPFILIAGGDDRDAGAVSFRYRDGSQKNGVPIAEAIEEIAAAVHDRVQI from the coding sequence GTGTCCGCCCAGATCACCGTCACCGTCGCCGGCAGCGAGCGAACGGTCGATCAGGGCACGACTGCCGCTGACCTATTTGCCGACGACAGGCAGGTCGTGGTCGCGCGGGTCGGTGGGGAGCTGCGCGACCTGGCCCACGAGCTGACCGAGGGCGAGGTCGTGGAGCCGGTGCTGATCAGCGAGCCGGACGGGCTCGACGTGCTGCGCCACTCGTGCGCCCACGTGCTCGCGCAGGCCGTCCAGGAAATCAACCCGGCGGCCATGCTGGGCATCGGGCCCCCGATCCGCGACGGCTTCTACTACGACTTCGATGTGGCCGAGCCCTTCACCCCGGAGGACCTGAAGCAGCTCGAGAAGGTGATGCAGCGCATCATCAACACTGGTCAGACGTTCCACCGGCGCGAGGTCTCTGACGACGCCGCCCGCGCCGAGCTGTCGGGCGAGCCCTACAAGCTGGAACTGATTGGGCTCAAGGGCGGCGCTGCCGAGGACGCCGCGGAGGGCGCCTCGGTCGAGGTCGGCGGGGCCCAGCTGACCATCTATGACAATGTCGACCGCAAGGGTGAGCCGGTCTGGGGCGACCTGTGCCGCGGACCGCACCTGCCCACGACCAAGCTGATCGGCAACGCCTTCAAGATCACCCGCAGCGCCGCGGCATACTGGCGCGGTTCGGAGAAGAACCCGCAGCTGCAACGGATCTATGGCACCGCCTGGCCGTCCAAGGACGAGCTGAAGGCCTATCTGGACCGCATCGCCGAGGCCGAGCGCCGCGACCACCGCAAGCTCGGTGCCGAGATGGACCTCTACTCCTTCCCAGAGGAGATCGGCCCGGGCCTGCCCGTCTTCCACCCCCGCGGCGGCGTGCTCAAGCGGGTGATGGAGGACTACGTCCGCCAGGCCCACATCGAAGCCGGCTTCCAGTATGTCGGGACGCCGCACATCTCCAAGGAGGGGTTGTTCCACACCTCCGGGCACCTGCCCTACTACGCCGACGGGATGTTCCCGCCGATCGACGACGACGGGCAGCCCTATCGCCTCAAGGCGATGAACTGCCCGATGCACAACCTGATCTTCCGCAGCCGCGGTCGTTCCTACCGTGAGCTGCCGCTGCGCTTCTTTGAGTTCGGCACGGTCTATCGCAACGAGAAGTCCGGCGTGCTGCAGGGCCTGACCCGCGTGCGGATGATCACCCAGGACGACAGCCACTCCTACGTCACGCGCGAGCAGGCTCCTGCTGAGATCAAGCACCTGCTCAACTTCGTGACCACGCTGCTGAGCGACTTCGGGATGGACGACTACTACCTTGAGCTGTCCACCCGTGACGAGGACGGCGACAAGAAGGACAAGTTCATCGGCTCGGCCGAGCAGTGGGAGGAGGCCACCGCGATCCTGGAGCAGGTGGCCAGCGAGTCAGGTCTGGAGCTGGTGGCCGACCCCGGAGGTGCGGCCTACTACGGTCCGAAGATCTCGGTCCAGGCGCGCGACGCGATCGGGCGGACCTGGCAGATGTCGACGATCCAGTATGACTTCAACCAGCCCGAGCGCTTCGAGCTGGAGTTTTCGGCAGCCGACGGCACCCGGCAGCAGCCGGTGATGATTCACTCAGCGAAGTTCGGCTCGATCGAGCGGTTCATCGGGGTGCTGGTCGAGCACTATGCCGGGATGTTCCCGCCGTGGCTCGCGCCGGTCCAGGTGCTGGGCGTGCCGGTGGCCGAGGAGTTCGACGGCTATCTCAAGGAGGTCGAGGCCCAGCTGCTGGCCGCGGGCCTGCGCGTGGAGCTGGACCTGTCTGACGACCGGTTCCCCAAGAAGATCCGCAACGCGAGCAAGTCGAAGGTGCCGTTCATCCTGATCGCCGGTGGCGACGACCGCGACGCCGGTGCGGTCTCGTTCCGTTATCGCGACGGGTCGCAGAAGAACGGCGTCCCGATCGCGGAGGCCATCGAGGAGATCGCCGCAGCTGTGCACGACCGCGTCCAGATCTGA
- a CDS encoding nitroreductase family deazaflavin-dependent oxidoreductase: MPDSKSSAQQEFIQPGEPWVRKQLDVIDDAGGDTTVAQIQGRPIVVVTVVGAKSGLPRRVPLMRVEHGGRYLAVASKGGAPKDPVWVASIRKNPDEVVVRDGTTDIPMTSRELSPGAERDLWWDRGVAAFPPYADYQRKTERTIPVFLLEPR, encoded by the coding sequence ATGCCCGATTCGAAGAGTTCAGCACAGCAGGAGTTCATCCAGCCCGGGGAGCCGTGGGTGCGCAAGCAGCTCGATGTCATCGACGATGCAGGCGGAGACACGACGGTCGCCCAGATTCAGGGTCGACCGATTGTCGTGGTCACGGTGGTCGGTGCCAAGAGTGGACTTCCACGACGCGTTCCCCTGATGCGGGTGGAACACGGTGGGCGCTATCTCGCGGTCGCCAGCAAGGGCGGAGCACCGAAGGACCCGGTGTGGGTCGCCAGCATCCGCAAGAACCCGGACGAGGTTGTCGTGCGCGACGGCACCACCGACATCCCGATGACCAGCCGCGAGCTGAGTCCCGGTGCGGAGCGCGACCTCTGGTGGGATCGCGGTGTCGCGGCCTTCCCGCCCTACGCCGACTACCAGCGCAAGACTGAGCGGACGATCCCGGTCTTCCTGCTCGAGCCACGCTGA
- a CDS encoding type IV toxin-antitoxin system AbiEi family antitoxin domain-containing protein, which translates to MDLAVRQLAEKQHGLFTTGQVHLVGSSRKAVRHALAAHEIIRLTRGLYVLADHYPSTTVERHLQLARGALLLVPDGVLSHWTALLAHGIPVVTVPPEVRLRRPVSSECLGPRGGRRGVRRVLTGHLGRSGGQWGAWIVVDLGHFFVPVSQ; encoded by the coding sequence ATGGACCTCGCGGTGCGGCAACTGGCGGAGAAGCAGCACGGACTCTTCACGACGGGGCAGGTGCATCTAGTCGGAAGCTCTCGCAAGGCAGTGCGGCACGCGCTGGCGGCCCACGAGATCATCCGGCTCACCCGCGGTCTCTACGTCCTCGCAGACCACTATCCGTCGACCACGGTGGAGCGCCATCTCCAGCTGGCTCGTGGCGCGCTGCTCCTGGTGCCGGACGGTGTCCTTAGCCACTGGACCGCGTTGCTGGCCCACGGGATCCCCGTCGTGACCGTGCCGCCAGAGGTGCGCTTGCGGCGGCCAGTCTCATCAGAGTGCCTGGGGCCGCGTGGCGGCCGTCGTGGGGTCAGAAGAGTCCTGACTGGTCACCTTGGTCGTTCGGGTGGACAGTGGGGAGCGTGGATCGTGGTCGACCTCGGACACTTCTTTGTGCCGGTGAGCCAGTAA
- a CDS encoding HIT family protein, whose product MVELEHGDDFAGVPDGFERLWTPHRMAYVQGARPTEHAGEGCPFCAAPDKDDAEGLIVHRGANCYVVLNLFPYNPGHVLICPYRHVPLYTDLTDAETAEFTALTKSAIETLRRASAPGGFNIGMNQGEVAGAGVAAHLHQHIVPRWAGDMNFLPVIGQTKALPSLLEDTRQALVAAWGQPPA is encoded by the coding sequence ATGGTCGAACTGGAGCACGGGGACGACTTCGCGGGCGTGCCTGACGGCTTTGAGCGACTGTGGACGCCGCACCGCATGGCTTATGTCCAGGGCGCGCGGCCCACCGAGCACGCGGGGGAGGGCTGCCCGTTCTGCGCGGCGCCGGACAAGGACGATGCCGAGGGGCTGATCGTGCACCGCGGCGCGAACTGCTATGTCGTGCTCAACCTCTTCCCCTACAACCCGGGGCACGTGCTGATCTGCCCCTACCGCCATGTCCCGCTCTACACCGACCTGACCGACGCCGAGACGGCCGAGTTCACGGCGCTGACCAAGTCGGCCATCGAGACCCTGCGCCGTGCGTCGGCCCCCGGCGGCTTCAACATCGGCATGAACCAGGGCGAGGTCGCGGGTGCCGGCGTTGCCGCCCACCTGCACCAGCACATCGTGCCGCGCTGGGCTGGCGACATGAACTTCCTGCCCGTGATCGGTCAGACCAAGGCGCTGCCGAGCCTGTTGGAGGACACCCGGCAGGCGCTGGTGGCGGCCTGGGGGCAACCGCCCGCCTGA
- a CDS encoding nitrilase-related carbon-nitrogen hydrolase encodes MATVRAAITQTTWTGDKDSMLDKHEQFARDAAAGGAQVICFQELFYGPYFGITQDAKYYRYAEPSDGPIVRRFADLAKELGLVSILPIYEEEQTGVYYNTTVVVDADGSVLGKYRKHHLPHLDKFWEKFYFRPGNLGYPVFDTAVGKVGTYICYDRHFPEGWRELGLNGAHLVFNPNATKPGLSNRLWEVEGPCAAVANGYFVLQPNRVGREDNEYGEEAVTFYGTSQVIDPRGNFVGERGSSESEEVLIRDLDLDMVQQMRDDWQFYRDRRPDSYTRIAQP; translated from the coding sequence ATGGCTACCGTCAGGGCGGCAATCACCCAGACCACCTGGACCGGTGACAAGGACTCGATGCTGGACAAGCACGAGCAGTTCGCCCGGGATGCCGCCGCGGGGGGCGCGCAGGTCATCTGTTTCCAGGAGCTGTTCTACGGCCCCTACTTCGGCATCACCCAGGACGCGAAGTACTACCGGTACGCCGAGCCGTCCGACGGCCCAATCGTCCGGCGCTTCGCCGACCTGGCCAAAGAGCTCGGCTTGGTCTCGATCCTGCCGATCTATGAGGAGGAGCAGACCGGCGTCTACTACAACACGACGGTCGTGGTCGACGCCGACGGCAGCGTCCTCGGAAAATACCGCAAACACCACCTCCCGCACCTGGACAAGTTCTGGGAGAAGTTCTACTTCCGGCCGGGCAACCTGGGCTACCCAGTGTTTGACACCGCCGTCGGCAAGGTCGGGACCTACATCTGCTACGACCGGCACTTCCCGGAGGGGTGGCGCGAGCTCGGTCTGAACGGCGCACACCTGGTCTTCAACCCCAATGCCACCAAACCGGGGCTGAGCAACCGGCTGTGGGAGGTCGAGGGGCCGTGCGCGGCTGTGGCCAACGGCTACTTCGTGCTGCAGCCCAACCGGGTCGGGCGGGAGGACAACGAGTATGGCGAGGAGGCCGTCACCTTCTACGGCACCAGTCAGGTGATCGACCCCCGCGGCAACTTCGTCGGGGAGCGCGGCTCGTCGGAGTCTGAGGAGGTGCTCATCCGCGACCTGGACCTGGACATGGTCCAGCAGATGCGCGACGACTGGCAGTTCTATCGTGATCGCCGCCCGGACTCCTACACCCGCATCGCCCAGCCCTGA
- the hydA gene encoding dihydropyrimidinase: MATTLISGGTVVSSTGRTEADVLVDGEKIVAVLAPGSTVLGHDLAAGADTVIDATGKYVIPGGIDAHTHMQMPFGGTEASDTFETGTRAAAWGGTTTIIDFAIQRYGERVEEGLAAWHDKASGNCAVDYGFHQIIGGVDEFSLKAMETLVDEGISSYKLFMAYPGVFYSDDAQILQAMQKAADLGLLTMMHAENGPAIDVLAEQLYNQGKTSPYYHGIARAWQMEEEATHRAIMLADVTEAPLYVVHVSAKQAVEQLAAARGRGRNVFGETCPQYLYLSLEEQLGAPGFEGAKWVCSTPLRSRAEGHQEAMWQGLRTNDLQMVSTDHCPFCMKDQKELGRGDFRAIPNGIGSVEHRMNLMYQGVVTGEISLERWVELTSTTPARMFGLYGAKGLIAPGADADIVIYDPKGHTSIGLEKTHHMNMDYAAWEGFEIDGHVDTVLSRGRVLVDGGSYHGSAGHGRYLRRGLSQYLV, encoded by the coding sequence ATGGCAACCACCCTGATCAGCGGCGGCACCGTCGTCTCATCCACCGGTCGCACCGAGGCCGACGTCCTCGTGGACGGCGAGAAGATCGTCGCCGTCCTCGCCCCAGGCTCCACGGTGCTCGGTCACGACCTGGCCGCCGGTGCGGACACCGTGATCGACGCCACCGGCAAATACGTCATCCCCGGCGGCATCGACGCGCACACCCACATGCAGATGCCGTTCGGTGGCACGGAGGCCTCCGACACCTTCGAGACCGGCACCCGGGCGGCAGCCTGGGGCGGCACCACGACGATCATCGACTTCGCGATCCAGCGCTACGGCGAGCGCGTCGAGGAGGGGCTGGCCGCCTGGCACGACAAGGCGAGCGGCAACTGCGCCGTCGACTACGGCTTCCACCAGATCATCGGTGGGGTCGACGAGTTCTCCCTCAAGGCGATGGAGACTCTGGTCGACGAGGGGATCAGCAGCTACAAGCTGTTCATGGCCTATCCCGGCGTCTTCTACAGCGACGACGCGCAGATCCTGCAGGCGATGCAGAAGGCCGCCGACCTCGGTCTGCTGACGATGATGCACGCGGAGAACGGCCCGGCGATCGACGTCCTGGCCGAGCAGCTCTACAACCAGGGCAAGACCTCGCCCTACTACCACGGCATCGCGCGGGCCTGGCAGATGGAGGAGGAGGCGACGCACCGCGCGATCATGCTGGCGGACGTCACCGAGGCTCCGCTGTATGTCGTGCACGTGAGCGCCAAGCAGGCGGTCGAGCAGCTGGCCGCGGCCCGGGGCAGAGGTCGCAACGTGTTCGGCGAGACCTGTCCGCAGTACCTTTACCTCTCCCTCGAGGAGCAGCTGGGAGCCCCCGGGTTCGAGGGCGCCAAGTGGGTCTGCTCCACGCCACTGCGCTCGCGCGCCGAGGGGCACCAGGAGGCCATGTGGCAGGGGCTGCGGACCAACGACCTGCAGATGGTCTCCACCGATCACTGTCCGTTCTGCATGAAGGACCAGAAGGAGCTGGGCCGCGGCGACTTCCGGGCGATCCCCAACGGCATCGGGTCGGTCGAGCACCGGATGAACCTGATGTATCAAGGTGTCGTCACCGGGGAGATCAGCCTGGAACGCTGGGTCGAGCTCACCTCGACCACGCCGGCCCGGATGTTCGGCCTCTACGGCGCCAAGGGCCTCATCGCACCGGGGGCGGACGCCGACATCGTCATCTATGACCCCAAGGGCCACACCTCGATCGGGCTGGAGAAGACGCACCACATGAACATGGACTACGCCGCCTGGGAGGGCTTCGAGATCGACGGCCACGTCGACACGGTGCTCTCGCGCGGTCGCGTCCTCGTCGACGGTGGGAGCTACCACGGGTCCGCCGGCCACGGGCGCTACCTGCGGCGCGGCCTCAGTCAGTACCTGGTCTGA
- a CDS encoding TIGR03842 family LLM class F420-dependent oxidoreductase, whose amino-acid sequence MDFGAVFQTDPPSSRVVQLAQLAEHHGFGHVWTFDSHLLWQEPYVIHSAILAATRKVTVGPFVTNPATRDWTVTASVFATLNEMYGNRTICGIGRGDSAVRVTNGAPSTLKTLRESVEVIRELGNSRAVDYRGSTLRFPWSTGSSLEVWVAAYGPKALELTGQVADGYILQLADVDIARWMIQAVRDAADNAGRDPMSVKICVSAPAYVGPDVAHQREQSRWFGGMVGNHIADIVDRYGSAGAVPQALTDFVAGRTGYDYNTHGRSGNDHVDFVSDEIVDRFCVLGTAQDHIDKLTALKELGVDQFAAYVMHDSKEETLRQYGEIVIPALHEHVLARG is encoded by the coding sequence GTGGACTTCGGAGCCGTCTTCCAGACCGACCCGCCCTCCAGCCGCGTCGTCCAGCTCGCTCAGCTGGCCGAGCACCACGGCTTCGGCCACGTGTGGACGTTCGACAGCCACCTGCTGTGGCAGGAGCCCTATGTGATCCACTCGGCGATCCTGGCCGCGACCCGCAAGGTCACGGTGGGACCGTTCGTCACCAACCCGGCCACGCGTGACTGGACGGTCACCGCGAGCGTGTTCGCCACGCTGAACGAGATGTATGGCAACCGCACCATCTGCGGGATCGGCCGGGGGGACTCCGCCGTCCGGGTCACCAACGGGGCGCCCTCCACGCTGAAGACCCTGCGGGAGAGCGTGGAGGTGATCCGGGAGCTCGGCAACTCACGTGCGGTCGACTACCGCGGCTCGACACTGCGCTTCCCGTGGTCCACCGGCTCCTCCCTGGAGGTGTGGGTTGCGGCCTACGGCCCCAAGGCCCTGGAGCTGACCGGCCAGGTCGCCGACGGCTACATCCTCCAGCTGGCCGACGTCGACATCGCGCGGTGGATGATCCAGGCGGTGCGGGACGCGGCGGACAACGCCGGCCGGGACCCCATGTCGGTCAAGATCTGTGTGTCCGCGCCGGCGTATGTCGGACCGGACGTGGCGCACCAGCGTGAGCAGAGTCGGTGGTTCGGCGGCATGGTGGGCAACCACATCGCCGACATCGTGGACCGTTACGGCAGTGCCGGAGCGGTGCCTCAGGCACTCACCGACTTCGTCGCGGGACGCACCGGCTATGACTACAACACTCACGGGCGGTCCGGCAACGACCACGTCGACTTTGTGTCCGACGAGATCGTCGACCGGTTCTGCGTGCTGGGGACGGCCCAGGACCACATCGACAAGCTCACGGCGCTGAAGGAGCTGGGAGTCGACCAGTTCGCGGCCTATGTCATGCACGACAGCAAGGAAGAGACGCTGCGGCAGTATGGCGAGATCGTGATCCCGGCTCTCCACGAGCACGTGCTGGCCAGGGGCTGA
- the pgsA gene encoding phosphatidylinositol phosphate synthase, whose amino-acid sequence MLNKYARSFATVVFTPLARLLLRLGVSPDAVTLLGVLGVTFGALWFYPRGELWWGSWFIAVFAITDLIDGTMARTSGRTTSWGAFLDSTLDRIGDGAVFGGLILYFTGLGDHDLNAALALVCLILGFVTSYAKARAEGLGYTCDVGIAERADRLTVVLATTAFVGLFLPMWVLTVVLALLAVASAVTVLQRILTVRAQALATTAGG is encoded by the coding sequence ATGCTGAACAAGTACGCGCGCTCTTTCGCCACCGTCGTCTTCACCCCTCTCGCACGCCTCCTGCTGCGACTCGGGGTGAGCCCAGACGCCGTGACGCTCCTGGGAGTCCTCGGCGTGACCTTCGGCGCGCTCTGGTTCTATCCCCGCGGTGAGCTCTGGTGGGGCTCCTGGTTCATCGCCGTCTTTGCCATCACCGATCTGATCGATGGCACGATGGCTCGCACGTCCGGACGCACGACGTCGTGGGGGGCGTTCCTGGACTCGACCCTGGACCGGATCGGTGACGGCGCGGTCTTTGGTGGACTCATCCTCTATTTCACCGGCCTCGGCGACCACGACCTCAACGCGGCTCTCGCGCTGGTGTGCCTGATCCTCGGCTTCGTCACCAGCTATGCCAAGGCCCGCGCCGAGGGCCTCGGCTACACCTGTGACGTCGGCATCGCCGAGCGCGCCGACCGGCTCACCGTCGTCCTGGCGACCACCGCCTTCGTCGGGCTCTTCCTGCCCATGTGGGTGCTCACGGTCGTGCTCGCCCTGCTGGCCGTCGCCAGCGCGGTGACCGTGCTCCAGCGCATCCTCACCGTCCGGGCACAGGCCCTGGCCACGACGGCAGGGGGATGA
- a CDS encoding phosphatidylinositol mannoside acyltransferase, translating to MPIREQVQVGAYRWGWAAVRKLPAPVAYRLFDRIADGMFRRGGKGVERMRSNYARVRPELDPEELEALVHAGLRSYLRYWCDSFRLPDRSATELAATVRVVGDGPPRAALDSGQGVVAFLGHLGNWDTVGAWATHHLARVTTVAERLKPEEVFDQFVAYREALGMTILPLTGDTPPFPTLVRTVHAGGLVPLLADRDLTASGIEVTLCGHAARMAGGPAALALATGAPLHPVTVTYEPLPEAEAPAESRTLADRARGALPRRRRPDPSAYRVVLTFGPAVPVPTGGTRAEQITELTQACADYLGETLREHTEDWHMMQRVFVADGIR from the coding sequence ATGCCGATCCGCGAGCAGGTGCAGGTCGGCGCCTACCGGTGGGGCTGGGCGGCCGTCCGCAAGCTGCCGGCCCCCGTGGCCTACCGCCTCTTCGACAGGATCGCCGACGGCATGTTCCGCCGAGGCGGCAAGGGCGTGGAGCGGATGCGGTCGAACTACGCACGAGTCCGCCCCGAGCTCGACCCCGAGGAGCTCGAGGCACTGGTCCACGCGGGGCTGCGCTCCTACCTGCGCTACTGGTGCGACTCCTTCCGGCTGCCGGACCGCTCTGCCACCGAGCTGGCCGCCACGGTGCGCGTCGTCGGCGACGGACCGCCGCGCGCTGCACTCGACAGCGGTCAGGGTGTCGTGGCCTTCCTCGGGCACCTGGGCAACTGGGACACCGTCGGGGCGTGGGCCACCCACCACCTGGCCAGGGTGACGACGGTCGCCGAGCGGCTGAAGCCCGAGGAGGTCTTCGACCAGTTCGTGGCCTACCGCGAGGCGCTCGGCATGACCATCCTGCCGCTGACCGGTGACACGCCCCCGTTCCCGACCCTGGTCCGCACGGTGCACGCCGGCGGACTGGTGCCGCTCCTCGCCGATCGCGACCTGACCGCGTCCGGGATCGAGGTCACGCTGTGCGGGCACGCTGCGCGCATGGCTGGTGGTCCTGCCGCGCTCGCCCTGGCCACCGGTGCCCCTCTGCACCCGGTGACCGTCACCTACGAGCCGCTCCCGGAGGCCGAGGCTCCCGCAGAGTCGCGCACGCTCGCCGACCGGGCCAGAGGGGCACTGCCACGTCGGCGCCGACCGGACCCCTCCGCATACCGCGTGGTGCTGACGTTCGGGCCGGCCGTGCCCGTGCCGACGGGCGGGACCCGGGCCGAGCAGATCACCGAGCTGACCCAGGCCTGTGCCGACTACCTCGGAGAGACCCTGCGCGAGCACACGGAGGACTGGCACATGATGCAGCGCGTCTTCGTCGCGGACGGGATCCGCTGA
- a CDS encoding glycosyltransferase family 4 protein, with amino-acid sequence MRIGLVCPYSFDVPGGVQLHIRDLADYLIDRGHEVSVLAPAEEDTELPSYVVSAGRAVPVRYNGSVARLAFGPIVANRVQAWLDKHDFDLLHLHEPAAPSLSLLALWAAEVPVVATFHSSQTRSVALRAAQPMLQPGLDKISARIAVSESAHRTMAAHVGGSTVVVPNGVYVQRFCTGTDVVPDPGAARVVFLGRFDEPRKGLPVLLAALPLVRAQVPDLEVLVAGPGDISEVQETLSGQVADCVRFLGLVSEEEKVELLAGANAYIAPNTGGESFGIILVEAMSAGAPVIASELEAFTAVLGDQGAGRVFPVGDHRALAAEMVRVLEDPVEQERLRAAARVRALAFDWSRVGARIEAVYDSVAVERERAAGDSVGKHREAAETRAWTAPIAAAVSTPRAVVNRRVSRPLRRWLDR; translated from the coding sequence ATGCGCATCGGTCTGGTCTGTCCCTACTCCTTCGACGTCCCCGGCGGGGTCCAGCTGCACATCCGTGACCTGGCGGACTACCTCATCGACCGGGGGCACGAGGTCTCCGTCCTGGCCCCTGCCGAGGAGGACACCGAGCTGCCGTCGTATGTCGTGAGCGCAGGTCGGGCGGTCCCGGTCCGTTACAACGGCTCGGTCGCCCGCCTCGCCTTCGGCCCGATCGTGGCCAACCGGGTGCAGGCCTGGCTCGACAAGCACGACTTCGATCTCCTGCACCTGCATGAGCCGGCGGCGCCGAGCCTGTCGCTGCTGGCGCTCTGGGCGGCCGAGGTGCCCGTGGTGGCGACGTTCCACAGCTCGCAGACCCGGTCGGTGGCGCTGCGCGCGGCCCAGCCGATGCTGCAGCCGGGGCTGGACAAGATCTCGGCCCGCATCGCCGTGTCGGAGTCTGCGCACCGCACCATGGCCGCCCATGTCGGTGGCAGCACGGTGGTCGTCCCCAACGGGGTCTATGTCCAGCGCTTCTGCACCGGCACCGATGTCGTCCCGGACCCTGGGGCCGCCCGCGTGGTCTTCCTCGGTCGGTTCGACGAACCCCGCAAGGGGCTGCCCGTGCTGCTGGCGGCGCTGCCGCTGGTGCGGGCGCAGGTCCCCGACCTCGAGGTGCTGGTCGCAGGGCCCGGAGACATCAGCGAGGTCCAGGAGACCCTGTCCGGCCAGGTGGCTGACTGTGTGCGCTTTCTCGGTCTGGTCAGCGAGGAGGAGAAGGTCGAGCTGCTGGCCGGTGCCAACGCCTACATCGCGCCCAACACCGGTGGCGAGAGCTTTGGCATCATCCTCGTCGAGGCGATGAGCGCGGGAGCGCCCGTGATCGCCAGCGAGCTGGAGGCGTTCACCGCGGTGCTCGGCGACCAGGGCGCTGGCCGGGTCTTCCCCGTCGGCGACCACCGGGCACTGGCGGCCGAGATGGTCCGGGTCCTGGAGGACCCGGTCGAGCAGGAGCGGCTCCGCGCGGCGGCCCGGGTGCGGGCGTTGGCGTTTGACTGGTCCCGCGTCGGGGCGCGGATCGAGGCGGTCTATGACTCGGTCGCGGTCGAGCGCGAGCGTGCTGCTGGCGACTCGGTCGGCAAGCACCGAGAGGCTGCGGAGACCCGTGCGTGGACCGCCCCGATCGCGGCCGCGGTGTCGACGCCCCGGGCCGTCGTGAACCGACGGGTGTCACGGCCCCTGCGCAGGTGGCTGGACCGATGA
- the pdxS gene encoding pyridoxal 5'-phosphate synthase lyase subunit PdxS, with product MSTPESNAASSATPGQQAGTTRVKRGMADMLKGGVIMDVVTADQAKIAEDAGAVAVMALERVPADIRAQGGVSRMSDPDMIDSIIEAVSIPVMAKARIGHFVEAQVLQSLGVDYIDESEVLTPADYANHIDKWAFTVPFVCGATNLGEALRRITEGAAMIRSKGEAGTGDVSNATTHMREIRQAIRRLQSLPEDELFVAAKELQAPYDLVAEVARTGKLPVVLFTAGGIATPADAAMMMQLGAEGVFVGSGIFKAGNPEARAEAIVKATTFHDDPDMIAKVSRGLGEAMVGINVEEIPQPHRLAERGW from the coding sequence ATGAGCACCCCAGAGAGCAATGCGGCTTCGAGCGCGACCCCCGGTCAGCAGGCCGGCACCACCCGAGTCAAGCGCGGCATGGCCGACATGCTCAAGGGTGGCGTCATCATGGACGTCGTCACGGCCGACCAGGCCAAGATCGCCGAGGACGCCGGCGCGGTGGCCGTCATGGCCCTAGAGCGGGTCCCGGCGGACATCCGCGCGCAGGGCGGCGTCTCCCGGATGAGTGACCCGGACATGATCGACAGCATCATCGAGGCCGTCTCCATCCCGGTGATGGCCAAGGCCCGGATCGGCCACTTCGTGGAGGCCCAGGTCCTGCAGAGCCTTGGGGTGGACTACATCGACGAGTCCGAGGTGCTCACCCCTGCGGACTACGCCAACCACATCGACAAGTGGGCCTTCACGGTGCCGTTCGTCTGTGGTGCGACCAACCTGGGTGAGGCACTGCGCCGGATCACCGAGGGCGCGGCGATGATCCGCTCCAAGGGCGAGGCCGGCACCGGTGACGTGTCCAACGCGACCACCCACATGCGCGAGATCCGGCAGGCGATCCGACGGCTGCAGAGCCTGCCCGAGGACGAGCTTTTTGTCGCAGCCAAGGAGCTGCAGGCACCCTATGACCTGGTCGCCGAGGTCGCCCGCACCGGCAAGCTGCCCGTCGTGCTCTTCACCGCCGGCGGGATCGCCACCCCCGCCGACGCCGCGATGATGATGCAGCTCGGTGCCGAAGGTGTCTTCGTCGGATCCGGCATCTTCAAGGCCGGCAACCCCGAGGCCCGGGCCGAGGCGATCGTCAAGGCCACCACCTTCCACGACGACCCCGACATGATCGCCAAGGTCTCGCGCGGGCTGGGTGAGGCCATGGTCGGCATCAACGTCGAGGAGATCCCGCAGCCGCACCGGCTGGCCGAGCGCGGCTGGTGA